Proteins found in one Balneolaceae bacterium genomic segment:
- a CDS encoding TonB-dependent receptor: MHSTIRKELQKVYLILFLLVLVTVPYTHAQVISDDTLSVELDEIQVKATHSSITVGEAPMSLTYMLRNSADLASKPSATMDELTYTMPGIFISNRENYALGERLTIRGLGWRTQFGVRGTQVILDNMPLTVADGQTIMNMIDPAAVKRIELLRGPAGTFWGNSSGGVLFLSTEPQPDAPALKYRGYGGSFSTVKQELELNSTIGKTRLYGYGTYFETNGYRNHSAARLYRGSLGLERPVSDNGNFSVRVAYTGMPKAQHPGSLTKEDSQDTPQNATPSFVENQAGKTIDQAMIGSSYIHQFSSGILDISAHGTYRDVQNPLTFGVINLERYAGGVRSTYQFNELSFDLQVGGELKIQDDDRLETNNVNGEPGNDISLEQEERVTNQAIFSRISVPVTERFSVSAGARADWLNYETPNSLNNEAEGSRSFFSVNPSFGLMYDLNTSSVFANFSTSFESPTTTELVNRPSGGAGFNQSIEPEKTISLETGIRGRNNSLSYDFAVYGMKVEDILVPIELEDGPVYFQNEGQTNHYGVELGLAYNTGTNIDFRLMLNYLQAKFNGGNYDGNDLPGVAPFRAGASVNFTPGNHQFSLDSEWISSYYADSENSAKNSSYGLLHFRWTVQVPQLFEEGTFRPFVAVNNILDTRYNSSVFVNAFGNRYFEPGSSRNFRAGIQVSLF, encoded by the coding sequence ATGCACTCAACAATACGAAAAGAGCTTCAAAAAGTTTATTTAATTTTGTTCCTGCTGGTTTTGGTTACAGTTCCCTATACTCATGCCCAGGTTATTTCTGATGATACACTTTCCGTAGAACTCGATGAAATTCAAGTTAAAGCAACGCACTCTTCTATTACCGTAGGAGAAGCACCGATGTCTTTAACCTATATGTTGCGAAACTCCGCTGATTTGGCATCAAAACCATCAGCTACAATGGATGAACTGACCTATACCATGCCGGGTATTTTTATAAGTAATCGGGAAAATTATGCATTGGGCGAACGCCTTACCATCCGGGGATTAGGGTGGAGAACACAGTTTGGAGTGAGAGGCACACAGGTTATTCTTGATAACATGCCCCTTACTGTTGCTGATGGTCAAACCATTATGAACATGATAGATCCTGCTGCTGTGAAACGAATTGAACTTTTACGAGGCCCGGCAGGTACCTTTTGGGGAAACTCCAGTGGAGGTGTACTGTTTCTTTCAACTGAACCTCAACCTGATGCACCTGCACTAAAATATCGAGGATATGGCGGATCATTCAGTACTGTTAAACAAGAACTGGAATTAAACTCAACCATTGGTAAAACCCGCCTCTACGGATATGGAACCTATTTTGAGACAAATGGATATCGAAACCACAGTGCTGCAAGATTATACCGCGGAAGCCTTGGTTTGGAACGGCCTGTTTCCGACAATGGAAATTTTAGCGTCAGAGTGGCGTACACAGGAATGCCTAAAGCGCAACATCCGGGTTCATTAACCAAAGAAGATTCGCAAGATACACCCCAGAACGCAACTCCAAGTTTTGTAGAAAACCAGGCGGGAAAAACTATAGATCAGGCGATGATCGGTTCATCTTACATTCATCAATTTAGTTCGGGAATACTGGATATTTCTGCACATGGTACATACAGAGATGTCCAAAATCCTTTGACATTTGGAGTGATAAACCTTGAACGATATGCAGGCGGAGTTCGCTCAACCTACCAGTTCAATGAGCTTTCCTTTGATCTGCAAGTTGGCGGAGAGTTAAAAATCCAGGATGATGACCGACTCGAAACCAATAATGTTAATGGCGAACCTGGTAATGACATTAGCCTGGAGCAAGAAGAGCGGGTAACCAACCAGGCAATTTTTTCAAGAATTTCTGTGCCGGTTACCGAACGATTTTCAGTCAGTGCCGGAGCCAGGGCAGACTGGTTGAATTATGAAACTCCGAACTCTTTGAATAATGAAGCTGAAGGCTCACGTTCTTTTTTCTCAGTTAACCCGAGTTTTGGGCTGATGTATGATCTGAATACCTCCTCTGTCTTTGCAAACTTCAGTACCTCTTTTGAATCGCCAACCACTACAGAACTGGTAAACAGGCCTTCGGGAGGAGCCGGATTTAACCAATCAATAGAACCTGAAAAAACGATTAGCCTCGAAACCGGAATTCGTGGAAGAAACAATAGCCTAAGCTACGATTTTGCAGTTTACGGAATGAAAGTTGAAGATATCTTGGTCCCAATTGAGCTTGAAGACGGGCCGGTTTATTTTCAAAATGAAGGACAAACCAATCACTATGGTGTAGAACTTGGCCTGGCTTACAATACCGGAACAAATATCGATTTTCGCTTGATGCTCAATTATCTCCAAGCCAAATTCAATGGTGGAAATTATGATGGAAATGATCTTCCCGGAGTTGCCCCTTTCAGAGCTGGTGCTTCAGTGAATTTCACTCCCGGAAACCACCAGTTCAGTCTCGACAGCGAGTGGATTAGCAGTTACTATGCAGATAGTGAAAACTCTGCCAAAAACAGCTCCTATGGTCTCCTTCATTTTCGCTGGACAGTTCAGGTTCCGCAACTATTTGAGGAAGGAACTTTTCGACCATTCGTAGCTGTAAATAATATTCTTGATACCCGTTACAATTCGTCAGTTTTTGTAAATGCTTTTGGAAATCGATACTTCGAACCGGGTAGCAGCCGAAATTTCAGAGCAGGAATTCAAGTAAGTTTATTTTAG
- a CDS encoding SpoIIE family protein phosphatase, protein MYKLGIFNIVFWGIILLWGDSLSAQDEDIFQFPEAEIEEISADMMQNENKIIYIQDLWKFRVGDSLAWADPNYDDSGWDYLSTNLSQADLSFMDWSGIGWFRKQFRVDESLRGKPVALIVERHLGASEIYLNGEKVKELGEFSTDPESVASYNSNNPLAIVFSDQEFQTLAVRFINPNYSETELMMGYNGFRFLLGDWEHHQEETFSFISQWTGRNLFYIGALLAFGVIHFLLFVFYPSEKRNLYFSIFVGFLAILSYLIYKVELLENTTGTLQFIKFIFVIEVLVLTFATRFTHSIDKKITPFYSNFLVAAGIIVSLLIWYYPMQTVWLRELAILVFVAEILRTVIVMFYRNRGGVWLLGVGVLVYVFSLIYNVMVNFEILSGSVQLGNMVGSGVLVMSMSVFLSRDFAITQRRLEQKLIEVRHLSKRSLEQERINKEREIEKRLLEAENKRKTTELEEARALQLSMLPKKMPSLPGYDLAVFMETATEVGGDYYDYSVAPDGTLVLALGDATGHGMKAGIMVAAAKSYFHTLVHEMNNLTMLGRISSGLRNMNMKMMYMGLMLARCKGNEIEIATAGMPPALHFKRNTNCVDRITLKGLPLGGTVKYPYENEKFTMDTGDILLMMSDGLTELFDPKREMLGLNKIENLLCNSDGMSANDIVNQLTQLINTWSGGREPHDDITIMVLKMQN, encoded by the coding sequence GTGTATAAACTGGGTATATTTAATATTGTTTTTTGGGGCATCATTCTCCTCTGGGGTGATTCTTTATCTGCCCAGGATGAAGATATTTTCCAATTTCCCGAAGCGGAAATCGAAGAGATTTCTGCGGATATGATGCAGAATGAGAACAAAATTATCTACATTCAGGATCTGTGGAAATTCAGAGTGGGAGACAGCCTGGCATGGGCCGATCCCAATTATGATGACTCGGGGTGGGATTATTTAAGTACGAACTTGTCTCAGGCCGATCTGTCATTTATGGATTGGTCGGGAATCGGATGGTTCCGAAAACAGTTTCGGGTTGATGAAAGTTTAAGGGGAAAACCGGTTGCACTGATTGTTGAACGCCATCTTGGTGCATCAGAAATCTATCTGAATGGTGAGAAAGTAAAAGAACTGGGAGAATTTTCGACCGATCCGGAATCAGTTGCTTCGTACAACAGCAACAATCCTCTTGCCATAGTATTTTCTGACCAGGAATTTCAAACCTTAGCTGTCCGCTTTATCAATCCAAATTATTCTGAAACGGAGTTGATGATGGGCTATAACGGGTTTCGGTTTCTGTTGGGAGATTGGGAACATCACCAGGAGGAGACATTTTCATTCATATCTCAATGGACGGGCAGAAATCTATTTTACATTGGCGCCTTGCTGGCTTTTGGGGTTATCCACTTTCTGCTTTTTGTGTTTTATCCGTCGGAAAAGAGGAATCTCTATTTTTCGATTTTTGTCGGTTTTTTAGCCATTCTATCCTACCTGATCTACAAAGTAGAACTACTTGAAAACACAACAGGCACACTTCAATTCATTAAATTTATATTTGTTATAGAAGTGCTGGTACTCACCTTTGCAACCCGTTTTACACACAGTATCGACAAGAAGATTACACCATTCTATTCCAATTTCCTGGTGGCGGCGGGTATAATAGTGAGTTTGTTGATATGGTATTATCCCATGCAAACGGTTTGGCTCAGAGAGTTAGCCATTTTAGTTTTTGTAGCAGAGATACTCCGAACCGTTATCGTAATGTTCTATAGAAATCGGGGTGGTGTATGGTTGTTGGGAGTTGGCGTTTTAGTTTATGTTTTTTCTCTTATCTACAATGTGATGGTAAATTTTGAGATTCTATCAGGAAGCGTACAACTTGGAAATATGGTTGGTTCGGGAGTCCTGGTTATGTCGATGTCGGTATTTTTGTCTCGCGATTTTGCAATTACGCAAAGAAGGCTCGAACAGAAACTAATTGAAGTGAGACATCTGTCGAAGCGTTCATTAGAACAGGAGCGCATTAATAAGGAGCGGGAAATTGAGAAACGACTGCTGGAGGCAGAAAACAAACGCAAAACGACTGAACTTGAAGAAGCACGGGCTCTGCAACTTTCCATGTTACCGAAAAAAATGCCATCTCTGCCCGGATATGATTTGGCCGTGTTTATGGAGACAGCAACAGAAGTAGGAGGCGATTACTACGATTATAGCGTAGCCCCGGACGGTACATTAGTGCTTGCATTAGGCGATGCAACGGGACACGGAATGAAAGCCGGAATTATGGTGGCGGCTGCAAAGAGCTATTTTCATACACTCGTCCATGAGATGAATAATCTAACCATGTTAGGGAGAATATCTTCAGGCTTGCGTAATATGAATATGAAAATGATGTATATGGGGCTGATGTTGGCCCGGTGCAAAGGAAATGAGATTGAGATTGCAACAGCGGGTATGCCGCCTGCATTACATTTTAAGAGAAATACAAACTGTGTGGATAGAATTACACTCAAAGGATTACCTCTGGGAGGAACTGTAAAGTACCCATACGAAAATGAGAAGTTTACTATGGATACCGGGGATATCCTGTTGATGATGAGTGACGGCCTGACGGAGTTGTTTGACCCCAAACGGGAAATGCTTGGTTTGAATAAGATAGAAAATCTTCTTTGTAATTCTGATGGAATGAGCGCAAACGATATCGTAAATCAACTCACACAATTGATAAACACCTGGTCTGGCGGCAGAGAACCTCATGATGATATCACGATCATGGTTTTAAAGATGCAGAATTAA
- a CDS encoding DUF2752 domain-containing protein: MSDREPFRYYFFLHFEWIALLSGLLLMALLDPFSQAPSFCLIDRLGFEFCPGCGLGKSVAFAARGNLTASVQTHPLGIISILVIIARIGSIFQRNNNLKKEKNYEKDI, encoded by the coding sequence ATGTCTGACAGAGAACCATTCAGATATTACTTTTTTTTGCATTTTGAGTGGATAGCCCTGCTTTCAGGTCTTCTACTGATGGCACTTTTGGATCCGTTCAGCCAGGCACCATCTTTTTGCCTGATTGATCGCCTGGGATTCGAATTCTGTCCCGGTTGTGGATTAGGCAAATCTGTAGCATTTGCAGCGCGCGGAAATCTGACAGCATCCGTGCAGACCCATCCTTTGGGTATCATTTCAATCTTAGTAATCATTGCGAGAATAGGTTCTATATTTCAGCGTAATAATAACCTTAAAAAAGAAAAGAACTATGAAAAAGATATTTGA
- a CDS encoding TM2 domain-containing protein, translating to MKKIFEYLPELEGDESEYIGHIIEDMPDEKAKMFSNIYRSRRKDPILFMALAVLGLVPGVAGIHRFFVGHIGMGILYLLTVGLCFIGTIVDMINYKNFAFEYNRKVAKDLLREFD from the coding sequence ATGAAAAAGATATTTGAATACTTGCCTGAACTTGAAGGAGATGAGTCTGAATATATCGGCCATATTATTGAGGACATGCCGGATGAGAAGGCAAAAATGTTCTCAAATATTTATCGATCCCGGCGGAAAGATCCGATATTATTTATGGCATTAGCCGTATTGGGCCTGGTTCCGGGTGTTGCCGGAATCCATCGGTTTTTTGTAGGACATATAGGAATGGGAATTCTCTACTTACTAACTGTAGGGCTTTGTTTTATCGGTACAATTGTTGATATGATTAATTACAAGAATTTTGCATTTGAGTATAACCGGAAAGTTGCAAAAGATCTGTTGAGAGAGTTTGACTGA
- a CDS encoding DUF4097 family beta strand repeat-containing protein — protein MAELFRYADVDIFWMIHHYHLLHMTFLKSIFLHIALILFSVIPDSSSAQQVAYHNYSENFTETTSFGDLQEKPYKSEFFRVRGIPKVTVHTTTGNIEVFQNPDINGVKVDLFLERSFSLWSGRRSLDNFRIILQQQGDRIIASVEDKKSGQVPRDSDIKFHFLVQTPKNVTTNLRAFNGNIFLDDVEGDHFIQNQTGDISISHTKGEIRVVSTTGNIDLANVKGNVYAKTVNGSVNIVSNSGEARVRSVSGDIHASKMRGTLVSATTSGNIYADFTDVSKGIYLETISGDIELFLPETSGFDIEGSAMSYDLRGLRESSITESDQNQRDLNVVIREGGLPVRVSTMSGRIQVSESQK, from the coding sequence ATGGCGGAACTGTTCCGTTATGCTGATGTCGATATTTTTTGGATGATACATCACTACCATTTGCTGCATATGACGTTTTTGAAATCAATCTTTCTCCATATTGCTCTGATCTTGTTCTCAGTTATTCCTGATAGCTCATCTGCTCAACAGGTTGCTTACCATAACTATAGCGAGAACTTTACAGAAACCACTTCTTTCGGTGATTTACAGGAAAAGCCCTATAAATCCGAATTTTTCAGGGTACGCGGAATCCCAAAAGTAACGGTTCATACAACCACCGGGAATATTGAAGTTTTTCAAAACCCGGATATTAACGGCGTTAAAGTTGATCTGTTTCTGGAGAGAAGTTTTTCGCTGTGGTCGGGGCGAAGAAGTCTCGATAATTTCCGGATAATTCTACAGCAGCAGGGTGATCGTATAATTGCATCTGTGGAGGATAAAAAATCGGGTCAAGTTCCAAGAGACAGCGATATTAAATTTCATTTTTTAGTACAAACCCCGAAAAACGTAACTACAAATCTGCGTGCTTTTAATGGAAATATTTTTCTTGATGATGTGGAAGGAGATCACTTTATACAGAATCAGACAGGAGATATTAGTATAAGTCATACAAAGGGAGAGATTCGGGTTGTTTCCACCACGGGAAATATTGATTTGGCAAACGTAAAAGGCAATGTGTACGCTAAGACCGTGAACGGGAGTGTGAACATTGTTTCGAACTCCGGTGAGGCACGAGTCCGTTCGGTTTCGGGAGATATTCATGCATCAAAGATGAGAGGTACGCTGGTTTCCGCAACAACAAGCGGGAATATTTATGCTGATTTTACGGATGTATCAAAAGGAATTTATTTAGAAACAATTAGCGGAGATATTGAACTGTTTCTGCCGGAAACGAGTGGTTTTGACATTGAAGGTAGTGCAATGAGTTATGATTTAAGAGGATTGAGAGAATCAAGTATCACCGAAAGTGATCAAAACCAACGAGACCTCAATGTCGTCATTAGAGAGGGTGGTTTACCGGTTCGCGTGTCAACAATGTCGGGAAGAATTCAAGTATCTGAATCTCAAAAGTGA
- a CDS encoding HD domain-containing protein, with protein MNTIDRTREQSEELLETYIESDSLILHSHMVADAMEGYADKLGLPDQEKENWWTAGLLHDLDWEKYPDEHPQKALNEILPPFKYPSEILSAIEAHAPGRTGKQPETEIERYLFACDELSGFMNAVALMRPNGFSDMKVKSVTKKLKDKRFAANVSRDDIRKGAELIEKQLNDHILFLIGVFKTKSY; from the coding sequence ATGAATACAATAGATAGAACACGAGAGCAATCTGAAGAATTGCTGGAAACGTATATAGAATCCGATAGTTTAATTCTCCATTCCCATATGGTAGCGGATGCTATGGAAGGTTATGCAGATAAACTGGGATTACCGGATCAGGAAAAAGAAAATTGGTGGACAGCAGGTTTATTACACGATCTGGATTGGGAAAAATATCCGGATGAACATCCTCAAAAAGCTTTAAATGAAATTTTACCTCCCTTTAAATATCCGTCAGAAATATTATCAGCTATCGAAGCACATGCGCCCGGGCGAACCGGAAAACAGCCGGAAACGGAGATAGAACGATACCTTTTTGCCTGTGATGAACTTTCGGGATTTATGAATGCTGTTGCATTGATGAGGCCAAATGGATTCTCAGATATGAAAGTAAAATCCGTTACAAAAAAGCTGAAGGATAAACGATTTGCGGCAAATGTATCGCGGGATGATATCCGAAAAGGAGCGGAACTCATTGAAAAACAGTTAAATGATCATATCCTTTTTTTGATTGGAGTTTTTAAAACAAAATCTTATTAG